A section of the Jatrophihabitans sp. genome encodes:
- the selA gene encoding L-seryl-tRNA(Sec) selenium transferase, whose protein sequence is MTDPRRQVPRTDALLADPRLAEAAGRLGGARLKATVVAVQQLIRQGELAPDEAVSAVLARLPAAATSLNRVLNATGVVLHTNLGRARLSEPAAQAVQRAAGYLDVEFDLASGRRARRGRGALAALAQAVPAAEAVLVVNNGAAALLLAVTALAGGREVVISRGELVEIGDGFRLPELIESTGARIREVGTTNRTSLADYADAVGPRTGCLLKVHPSNFSIVGFTAGAGIAELATLPAPVIADIGSGLLRPDPLLPDEPDVTSSLLAGAGLVTCSGDKLLGGPQAGLIFGRADLVEQLRRHPLARALRVDKLTLAALEASVHGPATPTHRYLHADPDQLRQRCERVAAALRGDGAAAGLDGAAAGLDGAAPTIEVVPSAGAVGGGGAPGLRLPGWAVALPESYAQALRAAEPPVIGRLEHGRCLLDLRCVEEAEEAALIAAVRSVAASAAGAGSGAGSASAAGSASAAGTGSASDAGSAGR, encoded by the coding sequence GTGACCGATCCGCGCCGCCAGGTGCCGCGCACCGACGCGCTGCTTGCCGACCCGCGGCTGGCCGAGGCGGCCGGCCGGCTCGGCGGCGCCCGGCTCAAGGCGACCGTCGTCGCGGTGCAGCAGCTGATCCGGCAGGGCGAGCTGGCGCCGGACGAGGCAGTGTCGGCCGTGCTGGCCCGGCTGCCGGCCGCGGCCACCTCGCTGAACCGGGTGCTGAACGCGACCGGAGTGGTGCTGCACACCAACCTCGGCCGGGCCCGGCTGTCCGAGCCGGCGGCGCAGGCGGTGCAGCGGGCAGCCGGCTACCTCGACGTCGAGTTCGACCTGGCGAGCGGGCGGCGGGCCCGCCGCGGCCGGGGTGCGCTGGCCGCGCTGGCCCAGGCAGTGCCGGCCGCCGAGGCGGTGCTGGTGGTCAACAACGGCGCGGCCGCCCTGCTGCTGGCGGTCACCGCGCTGGCCGGCGGCCGCGAGGTGGTGATCAGCCGCGGTGAGCTGGTCGAGATCGGGGACGGCTTTCGGCTGCCCGAGCTCATCGAGTCCACCGGCGCGCGGATCCGTGAGGTGGGCACCACCAACCGCACCAGCCTGGCCGACTACGCCGATGCCGTCGGCCCGCGGACCGGCTGCCTGCTCAAGGTCCACCCCAGCAACTTCTCCATCGTCGGCTTCACCGCCGGCGCCGGCATCGCCGAGCTGGCCACCCTGCCGGCGCCGGTGATCGCCGACATCGGCAGCGGCCTGCTGCGGCCGGACCCGCTGCTTCCCGACGAGCCGGACGTGACCAGCAGCCTGCTGGCCGGGGCCGGCCTGGTGACCTGCAGCGGTGACAAGCTGCTCGGCGGTCCGCAGGCCGGCCTGATCTTCGGCCGGGCCGACCTGGTGGAGCAGCTACGCCGGCATCCGCTGGCCCGCGCGCTGCGGGTGGACAAGCTGACGCTGGCCGCGCTGGAGGCCAGCGTGCACGGCCCGGCCACCCCGACCCACCGCTACCTGCACGCCGACCCGGACCAGCTGCGCCAGCGGTGCGAGCGGGTGGCCGCCGCGCTGCGAGGCGATGGCGCCGCGGCCGGTCTGGACGGCGCCGCGGCCGGCCTCGACGGGGCCGCTCCGACGATCGAGGTGGTGCCCAGCGCCGGCGCGGTCGGCGGCGGTGGCGCCCCCGGCCTGCGGCTGCCGGGCTGGGCGGTGGCGCTGCCCGAGAGCTATGCCCAGGCGCTGCGCGCCGCTGAGCCGCCCGTGATCGGCAGGCTCGAGCACGGCCGCTGCCTGCTCGACCTGCGCTGCGTCGAGGAGGCCGAGGAGGCCGCGCTGATCGCCGCCGTCCGGTCCGTCGCAGCCTCGGCCGCGGGCGCCGGCTCGGGCGCCGGCTCGGCCTCGGCCGCCGGCTCGGCCTCGGCAGCGGGCACCGGCTCGGCCTCGGACGCCGGCTCGGCCGGACGCTGA
- the selB gene encoding selenocysteine-specific translation elongation factor, translating to MRVIATAGHVDHGKSRLVRALTGMEPDRWAEERRRGMTIDLGYAWTTLASGEQLAFVDVPGHQRFVTNMLAGVGPAPAVLLVIAADEGWRRQTSEHLDAIDALGIRHGLIAVTRSDLAPPDRTAAVLADARERVARSSLGHPPALAVSGETGAGLDQLRHALQQLVSGLPAPALDERVRLWVDRAFTVKGSGTVVTGTLGAGRIAVGDELELGGRPVVVRGLQQLAGRVEQAQAVARVAVNLRSVQRREVGRGDCLLTPGAWWSSDCLDVALEPLLAEPQSRQVLHIGSASIPVRLRLFGAASAEGMTTARLSLARPIPVQAGDRAVLRDPGQQSITAGVRVLDADPPALTKRGAARARAAELADGTAAGLAGQVRRRGAVSRATLVALGVPVTGTDGVLTRGDWLIDSDTWRRWQDALLAAVDRHAAAEPLQPWISEEAARQAVGLPEPSLLAELAAGLELHAAGGRIGRPGATPAPAAAAERSLRLVDERLAKNPFDAPERSELSELGLGVKDLAAAARAGRVLRLAPDLVVAPDAVQRAVALVRALPQPFTASQARQALGTTRRVALPLLEHLDAAGLTVRVDGARRAVRA from the coding sequence ATGCGGGTCATCGCCACCGCCGGCCACGTCGACCACGGCAAGTCGCGGCTGGTACGGGCGCTGACCGGCATGGAGCCCGACCGGTGGGCCGAGGAGCGCCGCCGCGGCATGACCATCGACCTGGGCTACGCCTGGACGACGCTGGCCTCCGGCGAGCAGCTGGCCTTCGTCGACGTCCCCGGTCATCAGCGGTTCGTCACCAACATGCTGGCCGGGGTGGGCCCGGCGCCGGCCGTGCTGCTGGTGATCGCCGCCGATGAGGGCTGGCGCCGGCAGACCTCCGAGCACCTGGACGCGATCGACGCGCTGGGAATCCGGCACGGCCTGATCGCGGTCACCCGCAGCGACCTGGCTCCCCCGGACCGGACGGCGGCCGTGCTGGCCGACGCCCGCGAGCGCGTCGCCCGGTCCAGCCTGGGCCACCCGCCGGCGCTGGCGGTCTCGGGCGAGACCGGCGCCGGCCTCGATCAGTTGCGCCACGCGCTGCAGCAGCTGGTCAGCGGCCTGCCGGCGCCGGCCCTGGACGAGCGGGTGCGGCTGTGGGTCGACCGGGCCTTCACCGTCAAGGGCAGCGGCACCGTCGTCACCGGCACCCTGGGCGCGGGCCGCATCGCGGTCGGTGACGAGCTGGAGCTGGGCGGCCGTCCGGTGGTGGTGCGGGGCCTGCAGCAACTGGCCGGCCGGGTCGAGCAGGCCCAGGCGGTGGCCCGGGTGGCGGTGAACCTGCGATCGGTGCAGCGGCGCGAGGTCGGGCGCGGGGACTGCCTGCTCACCCCCGGTGCCTGGTGGTCCAGCGACTGCCTGGATGTGGCGCTGGAGCCGTTGCTGGCGGAGCCGCAAAGCCGGCAGGTGCTGCACATCGGCTCGGCGTCGATCCCGGTCCGCTTGCGGTTGTTCGGCGCCGCAAGCGCCGAGGGCATGACCACCGCCCGGCTGAGCCTGGCCCGGCCCATCCCGGTGCAGGCCGGTGACCGGGCGGTGCTGCGTGACCCGGGGCAGCAGAGCATCACGGCCGGGGTGCGGGTGCTCGACGCGGACCCTCCCGCGCTGACCAAGCGCGGCGCGGCCCGGGCCCGGGCAGCCGAGCTGGCCGACGGCACGGCTGCCGGGCTGGCGGGCCAGGTCAGGCGGCGAGGCGCGGTCAGTCGAGCCACCTTGGTCGCGCTCGGGGTGCCGGTGACCGGCACCGACGGCGTGCTGACCCGCGGGGACTGGCTGATCGATTCCGACACCTGGCGGCGCTGGCAGGACGCCCTGCTGGCCGCGGTCGACCGGCACGCCGCGGCCGAGCCGCTGCAGCCCTGGATCAGCGAGGAGGCTGCCCGGCAGGCAGTAGGGCTGCCCGAGCCCAGCCTGCTGGCCGAACTCGCCGCCGGCCTGGAACTGCACGCCGCTGGCGGGCGGATCGGCCGGCCAGGGGCAACCCCCGCTCCCGCCGCAGCGGCCGAGCGCTCGCTGCGGCTGGTCGACGAGCGGCTGGCCAAGAATCCCTTCGACGCCCCCGAACGCAGCGAGCTGTCCGAGCTCGGGCTCGGGGTGAAGGACCTGGCCGCCGCCGCCCGCGCCGGCCGGGTGCTGCGGCTGGCTCCGGACCTGGTGGTGGCCCCGGACGCCGTACAGCGCGCGGTGGCGCTGGTGCGGGCGTTGCCGCAGCCGTTCACCGCCAGCCAGGCCCGGCAGGCACTGGGCACCACCCGGCGGGTCGCCCTGCCGTTGTTGGAGCACCTGGACGCCGCCGGCCTGACCGTCCGGGTCGACGGCGCCCGCCGTGCCGTGCGCGCCTGA
- a CDS encoding HAD family hydrolase — MSVRRGVLFDLDGTLVDTSYLHTVSWWQAFRQAGMDVSMARIHRAIGMGGDYLVHEVTDGAADDQAQQLTLSHDALYSAHWPALRLLPGARELVRHCHQAGLVTVLASSANSAEVDVLTRVLDLGDAVDAITGSADADSSKPDPDIILVALDKGGLRPENAVFVGDAVWDVQACAKVGLRCVGLECGGTSAAELTEAGAVRTFRDPADLLAHFAGSPLDLN; from the coding sequence ATGAGCGTCCGGCGTGGAGTCCTGTTCGATCTCGACGGCACCCTGGTCGACACCAGCTACCTGCACACCGTGAGCTGGTGGCAGGCCTTCCGGCAGGCCGGGATGGATGTCTCGATGGCTCGGATCCACCGGGCGATCGGCATGGGCGGGGACTACCTGGTGCACGAGGTGACCGACGGCGCCGCCGATGACCAGGCACAGCAGCTCACGCTCAGCCACGACGCCCTGTACTCGGCCCACTGGCCGGCCCTGCGGCTGCTGCCCGGCGCGCGTGAGCTGGTGCGGCACTGCCATCAGGCGGGCCTGGTCACCGTGCTGGCCAGTTCGGCCAACAGCGCCGAGGTCGACGTCCTGACCAGGGTTCTGGACCTCGGCGACGCGGTCGACGCGATCACCGGCTCAGCCGACGCCGACAGCAGCAAACCCGATCCGGACATCATCCTGGTGGCTCTGGACAAGGGCGGACTCCGGCCGGAGAACGCCGTCTTCGTCGGCGACGCGGTCTGGGACGTGCAGGCCTGCGCCAAGGTTGGGCTGCGATGTGTCGGGCTGGAATGCGGCGGCACCAGCGCCGCCGAGCTCACCGAAGCCGGCGCGGTGCGGACCTTCCGCGATCCGGCCGACCTGCTGGCCCATTTCGCCGGCAGCCCGCTCGATTTAAACTGA
- a CDS encoding aminotransferase class I/II-fold pyridoxal phosphate-dependent enzyme, giving the protein MTVNEDLVTSTVGPRDPDDATLAIDGGTPVRTAPWPTYDKGAVFVQPEDEEAVIRAVRSHLFFRYDYRPYAETECGQFERELCDYFGVQHSLAVTSGTAALALAIMAAGIKPGSLIACPGFTFVATPSAILMAGCRPLLVEVTQDLHMDLDDLRRRWTPEIKAIMVVHMRGFASDAQALTAFAAEMGVPLFEDAVPALGAELHGRKLGTFGLAGGFSTQSDKSLNSGEGGFLLTNDSALYARAVVLAGAYEGRVVRHFDDSPPPLDTDLDLPLLSLRMDEIRAALLRSELVRLPQRLACFHRNYSYVATALADVEGIELRQPIAPGAYLGEAFIFRVPGGGAGSAAADSTAQWFADALCAEGVDARNLGSSRDTNVRAFWNWRFLFGGAEVPEIQAQLPVTTGYLQEAVDVALSSTLSSEDCDHLITAVKKVARALRQHGSAGRAEHASR; this is encoded by the coding sequence TTGACCGTCAACGAGGATCTCGTCACCAGCACCGTTGGCCCCCGGGATCCAGACGATGCCACGCTCGCGATCGACGGCGGCACGCCGGTCCGGACCGCGCCGTGGCCGACCTATGACAAGGGCGCGGTCTTCGTCCAGCCCGAGGACGAGGAGGCCGTGATCCGCGCGGTTCGTAGTCACCTGTTCTTCCGCTACGACTACCGGCCCTACGCCGAAACCGAATGCGGGCAGTTCGAGCGCGAGCTCTGTGACTACTTCGGCGTTCAGCACAGCCTCGCAGTCACCAGCGGAACCGCCGCGCTGGCGCTGGCCATCATGGCCGCCGGAATCAAGCCCGGCTCGCTGATCGCGTGTCCGGGCTTCACGTTCGTGGCCACTCCGAGCGCCATCCTGATGGCCGGCTGCCGGCCGCTGCTGGTCGAGGTCACCCAGGATCTGCACATGGACCTGGACGACCTGCGCCGCCGGTGGACTCCGGAGATCAAGGCCATCATGGTCGTGCACATGCGCGGTTTCGCCTCCGACGCCCAGGCGCTGACCGCCTTCGCCGCCGAGATGGGGGTGCCGCTGTTCGAGGACGCGGTGCCCGCCCTCGGCGCCGAGTTGCACGGCCGCAAGCTGGGCACCTTCGGCCTGGCCGGCGGCTTCAGCACCCAGTCGGACAAGTCGCTGAACTCCGGCGAGGGTGGCTTCCTGCTCACCAATGACAGCGCGCTGTACGCCCGTGCGGTGGTGCTCGCCGGCGCCTACGAGGGCCGGGTCGTGCGGCACTTCGACGACAGCCCGCCGCCGCTGGACACCGACCTGGACCTGCCGCTGCTCAGCCTGCGGATGGATGAGATCCGCGCCGCCCTGCTGCGCTCGGAGCTGGTGCGCCTGCCGCAGCGGCTGGCCTGCTTCCACCGCAACTACTCCTACGTCGCCACCGCGCTGGCCGACGTCGAGGGCATCGAACTCCGCCAGCCGATCGCGCCCGGCGCCTACCTCGGCGAGGCGTTCATCTTCCGGGTGCCCGGCGGCGGCGCCGGAAGCGCTGCGGCCGACAGCACGGCCCAGTGGTTCGCCGACGCGCTCTGCGCCGAGGGGGTCGACGCGCGCAACCTCGGCTCGTCCCGCGACACCAACGTCCGGGCGTTCTGGAACTGGCGGTTCCTGTTCGGCGGCGCCGAGGTTCCCGAGATCCAGGCCCAGCTGCCGGTCACCACCGGTTACCTGCAGGAGGCGGTCGACGTGGCGCTGTCCTCCACGCTCAGCTCCGAGGACTGCGATCACCTGATCACCGCGGTCAAGAAGGTGGCGCGAGCCCTGCGTCAGCACGGCTCGGCTGGCCGAGCGGAGCACGCTTCGCGATGA
- a CDS encoding MFS transporter, with protein MTAVAETGALSRRALVGPFGGLFFGYLGLTAAIPVLPGFVRDRYDASDFLVGLIITATALTALLIRPLAGGQADYRGNRLVMQVGAVLVALGGVAYFLPIGLAGLVANRLMLGVGEAALFTAGAVWVVSLAPHDRRAQLIGLYGVSMWGGISAGTFLGAVLHNISYEAVWALCTLAPLVGLALISSAPSPARSPGPRKKTGLMLRPAMTPGLALALAAGGYAALAAFVVLHMQDRGTDSGVVVLSCFSLVYAGTRLFIGRLPDKYGPRRVATVCGVCEAVGLLIIAVAPNLAIAIVGSVVMGVGFSLLHPSLALMVMNRTDKSQQGAALGAYTSFWDLGLAVWGPLGGVIAGALGYEAVFVVGACCAVVAALMALLIADPSDQPVTAA; from the coding sequence ATGACCGCAGTCGCAGAGACCGGCGCGCTCTCCCGCAGGGCGCTGGTCGGCCCTTTCGGCGGCCTGTTCTTCGGCTACCTCGGCCTGACGGCCGCCATTCCGGTGCTGCCCGGCTTCGTCCGGGACCGCTATGACGCCTCGGACTTTCTGGTCGGACTGATCATCACCGCCACGGCGCTCACCGCGCTGCTGATCCGGCCGCTGGCCGGCGGGCAGGCCGATTACCGCGGCAACCGGCTGGTGATGCAGGTCGGAGCGGTGCTCGTCGCGCTCGGCGGCGTGGCCTACTTCCTGCCGATCGGGCTGGCCGGCCTGGTGGCCAACCGGCTGATGCTCGGCGTCGGCGAAGCCGCGCTGTTCACCGCCGGCGCGGTCTGGGTGGTCTCGCTCGCGCCGCACGACCGGCGCGCCCAGCTGATCGGGCTCTACGGCGTGAGCATGTGGGGCGGCATCTCGGCCGGCACGTTCCTCGGCGCGGTGCTGCACAACATCAGCTACGAGGCGGTCTGGGCGCTCTGCACCCTCGCGCCGCTGGTGGGGCTGGCGCTGATCAGCTCGGCGCCGTCGCCGGCCCGCTCGCCCGGCCCGCGCAAGAAGACCGGGTTGATGCTGCGCCCGGCCATGACGCCGGGGCTGGCGCTGGCGCTGGCCGCCGGTGGCTACGCCGCGCTGGCCGCCTTCGTGGTGCTGCACATGCAGGATCGCGGCACCGACTCCGGAGTGGTGGTGCTCAGCTGCTTCAGCCTGGTCTACGCCGGCACCCGGCTGTTCATCGGGCGGTTGCCCGACAAGTACGGCCCGCGCCGGGTGGCCACCGTGTGCGGGGTCTGCGAGGCGGTGGGCCTGCTGATCATCGCCGTCGCCCCGAACCTGGCGATCGCCATCGTGGGCAGCGTGGTGATGGGCGTCGGGTTCTCGCTGCTGCACCCGTCGCTGGCGTTGATGGTGATGAACCGCACCGACAAGAGCCAGCAGGGCGCGGCACTGGGGGCCTATACCTCGTTCTGGGATCTGGGCCTGGCAGTCTGGGGTCCCCTGGGCGGTGTGATCGCCGGCGCCCTGGGGTACGAGGCTGTCTTCGTGGTCGGCGCCTGCTGCGCCGTGGTGGCCGCGCTGATGGCCCTGCTGATCGCCGATCCGA